In Paenibacillus sonchi, a single genomic region encodes these proteins:
- a CDS encoding stalk domain-containing protein, translated as MKWLAKIVLCAAVTAAGFTSLPAEGVKAAAGGVSIVLDGYPLPFPVEPAVMSGTTMVPFRAISEALGVKVEWNQAAKQITATHKEASGTQKVILTLGSKSASVNSSAVKLAVAPQNIRGTTMIPLSFFGQQFGAGVSWNQATKTVSITSPKKDLYTLGFYAQGAYSEVSLIPDFDAVAFGWSRIDRSGQYTTSGTEFRWPQAAGDVTPESIVQNAAAGGTAPYLMVYSGDKELELTKNVENLQLQQQTIAGIVDTATQKGFRGIALDLEGLGMTGDKAVVQSQYNTFVKNLSAKAKAANLKLTVILHPLNSSYKGYDYKTLATIADDLVIMAYAYEGETGPEPMNKVDESIRLALQQVSKDKLILGISVYSENETSVNAKIGLAKRYGLKGIAIWRLGLIGQPVWSEMGESVEW; from the coding sequence ATGAAATGGTTGGCCAAAATAGTATTGTGCGCAGCAGTTACAGCAGCAGGTTTTACGTCACTTCCGGCAGAAGGTGTTAAGGCTGCTGCAGGCGGTGTCAGTATCGTACTCGATGGATATCCGCTTCCTTTTCCGGTAGAACCGGCGGTGATGAGCGGGACTACGATGGTGCCTTTCCGGGCGATCTCCGAGGCACTGGGTGTTAAGGTGGAATGGAATCAGGCGGCTAAGCAAATTACAGCAACCCATAAAGAGGCTTCAGGCACCCAAAAAGTAATACTGACCCTGGGCAGCAAAAGTGCATCGGTGAACAGCTCGGCCGTGAAGCTGGCCGTGGCTCCGCAAAACATCCGCGGCACCACGATGATTCCGCTCAGTTTTTTTGGGCAGCAGTTCGGTGCAGGCGTATCCTGGAATCAGGCCACAAAGACGGTGTCCATCACCTCACCGAAGAAAGATTTATATACCCTTGGGTTCTACGCGCAGGGTGCATATAGTGAGGTTTCCCTGATCCCGGATTTTGACGCTGTTGCCTTTGGCTGGAGCCGGATTGACCGCAGCGGCCAATACACGACCTCGGGGACAGAGTTCAGATGGCCGCAGGCCGCCGGTGATGTCACACCGGAATCAATCGTCCAGAATGCCGCAGCCGGGGGGACCGCTCCTTATCTGATGGTATACTCAGGGGACAAGGAATTGGAGCTGACCAAGAATGTGGAGAATCTGCAGCTTCAGCAGCAGACGATTGCCGGTATCGTAGATACGGCAACACAGAAAGGATTCCGGGGGATTGCCCTTGACCTGGAGGGGCTTGGCATGACCGGGGATAAGGCGGTTGTGCAGAGCCAGTACAACACTTTTGTCAAGAATCTGTCCGCCAAAGCCAAGGCCGCGAACCTCAAGCTTACAGTCATTCTGCATCCGCTCAACAGCTCCTATAAAGGTTATGATTATAAGACGCTGGCCACGATTGCCGACGACCTGGTGATTATGGCTTACGCTTATGAGGGTGAAACCGGACCGGAGCCGATGAACAAGGTGGATGAATCCATCCGTCTGGCCCTCCAGCAGGTCAGCAAGGACAAGCTGATCCTGGGCATTTCGGTATACAGCGAGAATGAAACCTCGGTCAATGCCAAGATCGGCCTGGCTAAACGTTATGGTCTCAAGGGCATCGCCATCTGGCGCCTCGGTCTGATCGGACAACCGGTGTGGAGTGAAATGGGCGAATCGGTAGAATGGTAG
- a CDS encoding radical SAM protein produces MSMKYKSLELDKPLTYELEGLEVGVTSNCNFRCDYCCAYNRNDGQSIKGREVVRILEELPNLKRVRLSGGEVTLKFEDCVEIVSYCASRGIQTQLNSNGSLLNAERIEQLEKAGLTTIHISFNFTTAEAFSRYYNIHTSIYDKIRENITMFAKTSVDVVLETLLFSETQDKMQEISDHVYAMGVRTHEIQNSIIMGHTGWKAIAAREQLKNAVNELIARKKEDTTLYFTCMDRFMEQLGFQEQPGVYFPHCIEGKKQLHLHGNGDILISELCHPVIIGNIYKGTSLKDLYSNMPAPLSDFLDKLPCPALDALFPQEV; encoded by the coding sequence ATGAGCATGAAATATAAATCACTGGAGCTGGATAAACCGCTGACTTATGAGCTGGAGGGGCTGGAGGTCGGGGTAACCTCGAACTGCAATTTCCGCTGCGATTACTGCTGCGCATATAACAGAAATGACGGACAGAGCATCAAAGGCAGAGAAGTGGTCCGTATCCTGGAGGAGCTGCCGAATCTTAAGCGGGTTCGTCTCTCTGGAGGAGAAGTCACCCTCAAATTCGAAGATTGTGTGGAAATTGTCAGCTACTGCGCCTCCCGGGGCATTCAGACCCAGTTGAATTCCAATGGCAGCCTTCTGAACGCAGAGCGGATTGAACAGCTGGAGAAGGCCGGGCTGACCACGATCCATATTTCCTTCAACTTTACAACCGCCGAGGCGTTTTCACGTTATTATAATATCCATACCAGCATCTATGACAAAATCAGAGAGAACATCACGATGTTCGCCAAAACCAGTGTGGATGTGGTCCTGGAAACGCTGCTGTTCAGTGAGACACAGGATAAGATGCAGGAGATCAGCGACCATGTCTATGCGATGGGGGTTAGAACCCACGAAATCCAGAACAGCATTATTATGGGCCATACCGGCTGGAAGGCGATTGCGGCCCGTGAACAATTGAAGAATGCCGTAAACGAGCTGATTGCCCGCAAAAAAGAGGATACGACCCTCTATTTCACCTGCATGGACCGTTTTATGGAGCAACTGGGCTTTCAGGAGCAGCCAGGGGTATATTTCCCGCACTGCATTGAAGGCAAGAAGCAGCTTCACCTGCACGGCAATGGGGATATTCTGATCTCCGAGCTGTGCCACCCGGTCATTATCGGCAATATCTATAAAGGCACCTCGTTAAAAGATCTTTACAGCAATATGCCTGCACCGCTTTCCGATTTCCTTGACAAGCTTCCTTGCCCGGCACTGGATGCCCTGTTCCCGCAGGAAGTATAA
- a CDS encoding methyl-accepting chemotaxis protein has product MKIRMKLSVLMIVVTLISTVLMGAFTYSKSTRTILNLTETSMAQVNTNKAQTIEAMIDKEKRSMELVAGESEIAELLLKDASGGLASGDPLRAEVNAKFQQMVKDAGNLEHIFVADMKGIGIADSDTKLIGADFSERNYTKDVLKTAGPVISETLKSKSTGAYVLAFIHPVMSGGKMIGFVGSAVNANSIIKYLADAKVANAPSSYAYLVDETGNILYHPDEAKIGSPLENAQIKAVVERVKAGVTVADGNVEYTFNGAEKKAAFTVLPETKWTLVLTGDIDEVMKPVDNMTNFIILLGLGSLLLTLLVGISVATRISSPIIKLTELINRTAELDLKYDTQYEYLTKNKDETGTIAKAMFHTRAVLREMAGSLVTISTKVLDNAETLEKLSIDVRENAHDNSATTEQLSAGMEETAASTQEMTAAIHEVENNVRVISGRVKEGAGVSVQITERALALQHDATESIGNTREIYHSVKVEMQKAIEQSDSIHEINVLADTILSITSQTNLLALNAAIEAARAGEAGRGFAVVAGEIRKLAEKSSETAAGIQDVVKNVYSSVEQMKGNSEAILDFIDQNVLGDYERLAEVSEQYNSDATAINGLMSQFEEAADHLSETVSSIAIAVNEVAATVNEGAVGVQDIAVKTADIVEKTFHEAKMADENTQSAKEMQQLVEQFKI; this is encoded by the coding sequence ATGAAGATTCGGATGAAGCTATCAGTATTGATGATCGTCGTTACACTGATTTCTACAGTATTAATGGGGGCTTTTACGTACAGCAAATCCACACGGACCATTCTCAATCTGACCGAAACCTCCATGGCCCAGGTCAATACGAACAAAGCGCAGACCATCGAAGCGATGATAGACAAAGAAAAGCGCAGCATGGAGCTTGTTGCGGGTGAATCGGAAATAGCCGAGCTGCTGCTGAAGGATGCAAGCGGAGGTCTCGCCAGCGGGGACCCGCTTCGGGCTGAGGTGAATGCCAAGTTTCAGCAGATGGTGAAGGACGCGGGCAATCTGGAGCATATATTTGTAGCCGATATGAAAGGAATAGGGATTGCGGATAGCGATACCAAGCTCATAGGAGCGGATTTCAGCGAAAGAAATTATACGAAAGATGTGCTCAAAACCGCCGGGCCGGTCATCAGTGAAACGCTGAAGTCCAAATCTACAGGCGCGTATGTCCTCGCTTTTATACACCCGGTGATGAGCGGCGGCAAAATGATCGGTTTCGTGGGTTCAGCTGTCAACGCGAACAGCATTATCAAATATTTGGCCGATGCCAAGGTGGCGAATGCACCTTCTTCCTATGCCTATCTTGTGGATGAGACAGGCAATATTCTGTACCATCCCGATGAAGCCAAGATCGGATCACCGCTGGAGAACGCACAGATCAAAGCAGTTGTGGAACGGGTGAAGGCTGGTGTGACAGTAGCTGACGGGAATGTAGAATATACCTTCAACGGCGCGGAGAAAAAAGCAGCGTTCACCGTTTTGCCGGAAACGAAATGGACACTGGTGCTCACCGGTGATATCGATGAGGTGATGAAGCCGGTCGACAACATGACGAATTTTATTATTCTGCTGGGACTCGGGAGCCTGCTGCTGACCTTACTGGTTGGCATCTCTGTGGCTACACGGATTTCTTCGCCGATCATTAAGCTGACAGAGCTGATTAACCGTACGGCAGAACTGGATCTCAAATATGATACACAATATGAGTACCTGACCAAAAATAAAGATGAGACCGGTACGATCGCCAAAGCGATGTTCCATACACGGGCTGTGCTGCGGGAAATGGCCGGCAGTCTGGTTACGATCTCCACCAAGGTGCTGGACAATGCGGAGACGCTGGAAAAGCTGTCCATTGATGTGCGGGAGAATGCCCATGACAACTCGGCGACTACAGAGCAGCTGTCGGCAGGTATGGAGGAGACAGCGGCCTCTACCCAGGAGATGACAGCGGCAATTCATGAGGTTGAGAATAATGTCCGGGTGATCTCCGGACGTGTTAAGGAAGGTGCAGGTGTGTCCGTACAGATCACCGAACGGGCTCTGGCACTGCAGCATGATGCCACCGAGTCCATCGGCAATACCCGGGAAATCTATCATTCGGTAAAAGTGGAAATGCAAAAAGCGATTGAGCAGTCAGACTCCATTCATGAAATCAACGTTCTCGCCGATACGATTCTCTCCATCACAAGCCAGACCAACCTGCTGGCGCTGAATGCGGCGATTGAGGCGGCGCGCGCCGGAGAAGCGGGCCGGGGATTTGCCGTGGTGGCGGGAGAAATCCGCAAGCTGGCCGAAAAATCGTCCGAAACGGCAGCGGGCATTCAGGACGTTGTCAAAAATGTCTACTCTTCCGTGGAACAGATGAAGGGGAATTCCGAGGCAATCCTGGACTTTATTGATCAGAATGTGCTGGGAGATTATGAGCGTCTAGCGGAGGTCAGCGAGCAGTACAACAGTGACGCCACAGCGATTAATGGGCTGATGAGCCAGTTCGAGGAAGCTGCGGACCATCTGAGCGAGACAGTGTCCAGCATTGCTATTGCCGTCAACGAGGTAGCAGCTACCGTCAATGAAGGTGCGGTCGGGGTGCAGGACATTGCTGTGAAAACTGCGGATATCGTAGAAAAAACCTTCCACGAAGCAAAAATGGCTGATGAGAATACACAAAGCGCCAAAGAAATGCAGCAACTGGTGGAACAATTCAAAATATAA
- a CDS encoding helix-turn-helix transcriptional regulator: MRDYLLRPAAYEELHELPGNPGREFGSKAQNQRVPDHGDLRNNDQVQLLQESFLLQMVRDEWPNLTVIRERLQQLGLAPLAADDLRLQCAAAEARMPSETLADRRERRNLLNLAFQKLCRETSSDYKGIYPFGSTADSAIMYFLVILKPGAEHARKTRRFMEQLNHSVASELKMECVSGIGGEVKGLKRLKNSYASCMLPWARSGSGKEGDVRYRDLELSPAFTPEVERKLKQLIENPDMHGFRQQLDSLMNNERDIPVITFLALRLVLLLASIAKKFELGSSSLQRYIWNSRMPVVNAHSCEEVRRLLDELALLVMEEVKKVRFSDGWHLIEAVRKYAGENFCCRLELSSLAEMFYLNEADLPRQFKQHVGIAFSDYITKLRMTKAEQLLQDNGLKVGDIARLAGYSGFGGFCSAFKKYSGQSPKAYRERFSQGRAARGC; this comes from the coding sequence ATGAGGGATTATTTGCTAAGGCCGGCGGCATATGAAGAGCTGCATGAGCTGCCGGGCAATCCGGGCCGGGAATTCGGGTCGAAGGCGCAGAATCAACGTGTCCCGGATCACGGGGATTTGCGTAATAATGACCAAGTACAGCTGCTGCAGGAGAGCTTTTTGCTGCAAATGGTTCGGGACGAGTGGCCTAATCTCACGGTGATTAGGGAACGTTTGCAGCAGCTAGGGCTGGCCCCGCTGGCGGCAGATGATCTGAGGCTGCAGTGTGCAGCAGCAGAGGCGAGAATGCCATCAGAGACCTTGGCAGACCGCCGGGAACGCCGGAACCTGCTGAATCTGGCTTTTCAGAAGCTCTGCCGGGAAACGTCCTCTGATTATAAAGGAATTTATCCGTTTGGCAGCACTGCAGATTCGGCAATAATGTATTTTCTTGTGATCCTGAAACCGGGAGCGGAGCATGCCCGGAAGACCCGGCGGTTCATGGAGCAACTGAATCACAGCGTTGCCAGTGAACTGAAGATGGAATGTGTGAGCGGGATTGGCGGAGAAGTGAAGGGACTGAAACGGCTGAAGAACAGCTATGCCTCCTGCATGTTGCCCTGGGCCCGGAGCGGCAGCGGTAAGGAAGGAGATGTGCGTTACCGTGATCTGGAATTGTCTCCGGCCTTTACTCCGGAGGTTGAGCGAAAGCTGAAGCAGTTAATCGAAAATCCGGACATGCACGGCTTCCGCCAGCAGCTGGACAGCCTGATGAATAACGAAAGAGATATCCCTGTTATTACTTTTCTGGCCCTCAGGCTGGTACTGCTGCTTGCCTCCATTGCCAAAAAGTTTGAGCTGGGCAGTTCCTCATTGCAGAGGTACATCTGGAACTCCCGGATGCCCGTTGTGAATGCCCACTCGTGCGAAGAGGTACGGAGGTTACTGGATGAACTGGCGCTGCTTGTGATGGAAGAAGTGAAGAAGGTCCGCTTCTCAGACGGCTGGCACCTTATTGAGGCCGTCCGGAAATATGCCGGGGAGAATTTCTGCTGCAGGCTGGAGCTATCCTCCCTGGCAGAAATGTTTTACTTGAATGAGGCCGATTTGCCAAGACAGTTCAAGCAGCATGTCGGCATAGCCTTCAGCGACTATATTACCAAGCTGCGGATGACCAAAGCTGAGCAGCTGCTGCAGGATAACGGGCTTAAGGTGGGTGATATCGCCAGGCTTGCCGGATATTCCGGCTTCGGCGGCTTCTGCTCCGCTTTCAAAAAATACAGCGGCCAAAGCCCCAAAGCATACCGGGAACGGTTTTCACAGGGGCGTGCGGCCAGAGGCTGCTGA
- a CDS encoding CD3324 family protein, protein MKYVNADIVLPEDLLKEVQKYIHGGMLYVPKPEGIKAKWGENSGGRAYLTHRNNEIRKQYRAGLGIGHLAEQFCLSCDSIKKIVYGKK, encoded by the coding sequence ATGAAATATGTTAACGCGGATATAGTATTGCCGGAAGATTTGCTTAAGGAAGTCCAGAAATATATACACGGCGGGATGCTCTACGTGCCAAAGCCGGAAGGGATAAAGGCCAAATGGGGTGAGAACTCCGGCGGCAGAGCATATCTGACCCACAGGAATAATGAGATCCGTAAGCAGTATAGGGCAGGGCTCGGCATTGGGCATCTGGCAGAACAATTCTGCCTCTCCTGCGACAGCATCAAAAAAATCGTCTATGGCAAGAAATAG
- a CDS encoding histidine--tRNA ligase: MIMQNVKGTYDYFGREQAIRQKVRSTLSELFELYDFESMDTTLLNELELLTSKYAGGDEILREMYQLTDQGGRQLGLRYDLTIPFAKVIALNPGIEFPYKRYEIGKVFRDGPVKKGRLREFLQCDADVVGIAGPQGEAELMQLAAEAFRRLEIPVTLKWNNRRFLGEILTAVGVPAEEHLSVMLTLDKLAKIGSRGVLAELEGKGVAPAAVSALAELLDMDAPSFEALAENYGLGGQPGALEVLALQRLIAAVGLAETCVFDPFLSRGLSFYTGTVYEIFDASSAYTSSLGGGGRYDSIIGKLVGREDIGYPTVGISFGMESIMALLGERAVRVETSGVLVIPVGECLPQALTAAAAIRAAGIRTAVDTGKRKLKKTLAAANTKGIRYVILVGESEAAEGKLRLKDMSQQSEELLTVEAAVAIIKSVE; encoded by the coding sequence ATGATTATGCAGAACGTCAAAGGAACCTATGATTATTTCGGCCGGGAGCAGGCCATCCGCCAGAAGGTCCGCTCTACGCTGAGCGAACTGTTTGAACTCTATGACTTTGAATCCATGGATACCACCCTGCTGAATGAGCTGGAGCTGCTGACCTCCAAATATGCGGGAGGCGATGAGATTTTGCGCGAGATGTATCAGCTCACCGATCAGGGCGGCCGCCAGCTCGGACTGCGCTACGATCTGACGATTCCTTTTGCCAAAGTGATCGCCCTGAATCCGGGCATTGAATTTCCTTACAAGCGCTATGAGATCGGCAAGGTATTCCGCGATGGTCCGGTCAAAAAAGGCCGGCTGCGCGAATTTCTGCAATGCGACGCCGATGTGGTGGGGATTGCCGGGCCGCAGGGAGAAGCCGAGCTGATGCAGCTTGCGGCGGAAGCCTTCCGCAGACTGGAGATTCCCGTCACCCTGAAATGGAACAACCGGAGGTTTCTCGGGGAAATTCTGACGGCGGTTGGCGTGCCTGCGGAGGAGCATCTCTCAGTGATGCTGACGCTCGACAAGCTGGCCAAAATCGGCAGCCGCGGCGTGCTCGCGGAGCTTGAAGGGAAAGGCGTGGCTCCGGCTGCTGTAAGTGCGCTCGCGGAGCTGCTGGACATGGATGCTCCATCTTTTGAAGCGCTGGCGGAGAACTATGGACTGGGCGGGCAACCGGGTGCTCTGGAGGTGCTGGCACTGCAGCGGCTGATCGCGGCGGTTGGACTCGCGGAGACCTGCGTATTCGATCCTTTTCTGTCACGGGGACTTTCATTCTACACGGGGACGGTATACGAGATCTTCGATGCTTCCAGTGCCTACACTTCCAGCCTTGGCGGCGGAGGCAGATATGACTCGATCATCGGAAAGCTGGTGGGGCGCGAGGACATCGGATATCCCACGGTGGGCATTTCCTTCGGCATGGAGTCGATTATGGCTCTGCTTGGCGAACGGGCTGTCCGTGTGGAAACATCAGGGGTGCTGGTCATACCTGTCGGGGAGTGTTTGCCGCAGGCCCTGACAGCAGCCGCTGCAATCCGTGCTGCCGGCATCCGTACTGCTGTGGATACGGGGAAACGCAAGCTGAAGAAAACGCTGGCCGCAGCGAACACGAAAGGTATCCGCTACGTCATTCTAGTCGGGGAGAGCGAAGCAGCCGAAGGCAAGCTCCGGCTCAAGGATATGTCGCAGCAAAGCGAGGAACTGCTTACGGTGGAAGCAGCCGTTGCTATCATTAAATCCGTCGAATGA
- a CDS encoding HD domain-containing protein, which translates to MNDTQIIAAAEQFAQEQLGQDTTGHDWFHTDRVRNMAGLIAEMEQADVFVCTLAALLHDVADEKLNPSKEAGLQKVHSWLAGHLGDEGQIRHILQIIETMSFSGGGGKPMTTLEGQVVQDADRLDALGAIGITRVMVFSGAKGRPVYDPEIAPRDESLQKEYRDYSKGTAVNHFYEKLLKLKDLMNTPYGRKLAEERHAFMESFLEQFYKEWNQGSRKQGNPA; encoded by the coding sequence ATGAACGATACACAAATCATTGCCGCTGCCGAACAATTCGCCCAAGAGCAATTGGGCCAGGACACCACCGGCCATGACTGGTTCCATACGGACCGTGTGCGCAATATGGCGGGTCTGATCGCAGAGATGGAACAGGCGGATGTGTTTGTCTGCACCTTAGCCGCACTGCTGCATGATGTGGCCGACGAGAAGCTGAATCCCTCCAAAGAAGCTGGGCTGCAAAAAGTACATAGCTGGCTGGCCGGGCATCTGGGTGATGAAGGGCAGATCCGGCATATTCTGCAGATCATTGAAACGATGTCTTTTAGCGGCGGAGGCGGCAAGCCTATGACTACTCTTGAAGGTCAAGTGGTGCAGGACGCGGACCGGCTGGATGCGCTGGGGGCGATCGGGATTACGCGGGTGATGGTTTTTTCGGGGGCCAAGGGACGTCCGGTCTATGATCCGGAAATTGCGCCGCGTGACGAATCCTTGCAGAAGGAGTACCGCGACTATTCCAAGGGAACGGCGGTCAATCATTTTTACGAGAAGCTGCTGAAGTTGAAGGACTTGATGAATACTCCCTATGGGCGCAAGCTGGCGGAGGAGCGGCACGCGTTCATGGAGAGCTTTTTGGAGCAGTTTTATAAGGAATGGAATCAAGGAAGCCGGAAGCAGGGGAATCCCGCTTGA
- a CDS encoding DEAD/DEAH box helicase, whose product MSVFRDYGLNEVIIRALDVLNYLEPTEVQSKVIPAALKGQDLIVKSQTGSGKTASFGIPLCELADWAENKPQALVLTPTRELAAQVKEDITNIGRFKRIKAVALFGKQPFAPQKTELTQKTHIVVGTPGRVFDHIERGTLPLSRIRYLVIDEADEMLSMGFIEQIEQIIEKLPRERMTMLFSATLPDAVKKLCLKYMSGPVDIEIEASGITTAAIEHALIEVRQAAKFGLLLDVLTVENPDSCIVFCRTQEQVNELFRGMADLEYPVDKIHGGMMQDERFEVMNAFKRGRFRYLIATDVAARGIDIENITHVINYDIPMEKESYVHRTGRTARAGKSGKAITFATPDEHKWVGEIERYIGFSLPVMDAPSEDAVADAKPAFEAKLGKQQVRKKGKTEVMNEDIVKLYFNGGKKKKLRAVDFVGTIAKLEGITADDIGIITIQDNVTYVDILNGKGAQVLQAMKDTTVKGKLLKVHIAKK is encoded by the coding sequence ATGAGTGTATTTAGAGATTACGGGTTAAATGAAGTGATTATCCGCGCGCTGGATGTGCTGAATTATCTGGAGCCTACCGAGGTGCAGAGCAAGGTCATTCCTGCGGCCCTGAAGGGCCAGGATCTCATCGTCAAGTCACAGACCGGCAGCGGCAAAACCGCATCGTTCGGCATCCCGCTCTGTGAACTGGCGGACTGGGCGGAGAACAAGCCGCAGGCGTTGGTGCTGACACCAACCCGCGAGCTGGCTGCACAGGTTAAGGAAGACATTACGAACATCGGGCGCTTTAAGCGGATTAAGGCGGTTGCGTTATTCGGCAAGCAGCCGTTTGCCCCGCAAAAAACCGAGCTTACCCAAAAAACGCATATCGTCGTAGGCACACCGGGACGTGTGTTCGACCATATCGAACGCGGCACGCTGCCGCTCAGCCGGATCAGATATTTGGTGATTGATGAGGCGGATGAGATGCTGAGCATGGGGTTCATCGAGCAGATTGAACAGATTATCGAGAAGCTGCCCCGTGAGCGCATGACGATGCTGTTCTCCGCGACGCTGCCGGATGCCGTGAAGAAGCTGTGCCTGAAGTATATGAGCGGACCGGTGGACATTGAGATCGAAGCCAGCGGCATTACGACGGCGGCAATTGAGCATGCCCTGATTGAAGTCAGACAAGCTGCGAAGTTTGGGCTGCTGCTTGACGTGCTGACAGTGGAGAATCCGGACAGCTGTATTGTTTTTTGCCGGACGCAGGAGCAGGTGAACGAGCTGTTCCGCGGTATGGCGGACCTGGAGTATCCGGTGGATAAAATCCACGGCGGGATGATGCAGGACGAGCGGTTTGAGGTCATGAACGCTTTTAAAAGAGGCCGGTTCCGCTATCTGATCGCCACCGATGTAGCCGCGCGCGGGATTGATATTGAGAACATCACCCATGTGATCAACTACGATATTCCGATGGAAAAAGAGAGCTACGTGCACCGTACCGGACGCACCGCACGCGCAGGCAAAAGCGGCAAAGCCATCACCTTCGCCACACCGGACGAACACAAATGGGTCGGGGAAATTGAGCGCTATATCGGATTCAGCCTCCCGGTGATGGATGCTCCTTCGGAGGATGCTGTGGCCGATGCCAAGCCTGCGTTTGAAGCAAAGCTGGGCAAGCAGCAGGTCCGCAAGAAGGGCAAGACTGAGGTCATGAATGAAGACATCGTGAAGCTGTATTTTAACGGGGGCAAGAAAAAGAAGCTGAGAGCCGTCGATTTCGTCGGCACCATTGCGAAGCTGGAAGGGATCACCGCTGACGACATCGGGATCATCACGATCCAGGATAATGTTACTTATGTCGATATCCTGAACGGCAAAGGCGCGCAGGTGCTGCAGGCGATGAAGGACACCACCGTGAAGGGCAAGCTGCTGAAGGTGCATATTGCGAAGAAGTAG